The genomic DNA CCACTACTTGGAAGGAGATACTCCGACGTGGAAACATCCCCTTCCTTTCGAGCCTTCGAGGCACTCGTGTACTGAGGGACATTTTGATCGAAAAACTTTATCTGGAAGATCTCTGCAAAGGGGATCATTGGGTCAGCCCCAGTCAAACGATCACGCGCGAGCATGTGATCCGGTTTGCCGACCTGACCGGTGACCACGATCCTCTGCACGTCGACGAAGAATTTGCCAGCAAGTCGGCCTTTCGCCAACCGATCGCCCACGGTCTGCTGGGGCTTTCGATCATGGCGGGGCTGTCATCGAAGCATCCTATGGTCCATACGATCGCTTTCACCGAACTCGACGACTGGCAGTTCAAGCATCCCATCTTCTTTGGCGATACGGTCCACGTGGAGACCGAAATCGTGGCGATTCAGCCTTACGGGCGTCGCGCCGGAAAGGTGACTTGGTTTCGCCAGCTGGTTAATCAGAGCGGACAAGTCGTCCAACAGGGGAGTCTCGACACGATCGTCGCCGCTCGCCAACCCCGCAAAACGAAACGCACCGATCGGACGACGACCAAGATTCAAGAATCGGTCTGATCCGACAGGGGGCGATTCACATCGATCGCGCGAACCGTCGCAGTCGGTTTTACCGGCACGGATGCGACCACTGGAATGTTGGTAATCTCGTCAA from Rosistilla oblonga includes the following:
- a CDS encoding MaoC family dehydratase; translated protein: MIEKLYLEDLCKGDHWVSPSQTITREHVIRFADLTGDHDPLHVDEEFASKSAFRQPIAHGLLGLSIMAGLSSKHPMVHTIAFTELDDWQFKHPIFFGDTVHVETEIVAIQPYGRRAGKVTWFRQLVNQSGQVVQQGSLDTIVAARQPRKTKRTDRTTTKIQESV